The Kaustia mangrovi genome has a segment encoding these proteins:
- a CDS encoding transporter substrate-binding domain-containing protein: protein MRRTGTAFWRAVFAGALLAAATVVPAAAQMGPGEGSGADGFQDAGEELALPRAGDQPMLWRIDPDRPAPVLPGRDRVRILTGDDYPPFNYISTEGALVGFNVELARALCATLKVTCEIASKPWEELMPALLSGETDAIVASMKITEAALRRVDFSKPYFRTPARFAVRKPAKLSRATPRALSGQRVGVMRGSAHEAYLGAFFSGALIRLYDDPAEARLALKEGRIDALFADGAGLIFWVLGEDAEDCCELVDGAYTEAYFFGDGIGIAVRRGDEPLREAFNRALDRIKLSGTYDQLVRKYLPLDLY, encoded by the coding sequence ATGAGGCGGACAGGAACAGCGTTCTGGCGCGCCGTCTTCGCGGGGGCTCTGCTTGCCGCGGCAACGGTCGTGCCGGCGGCGGCGCAAATGGGTCCGGGCGAAGGGTCCGGCGCGGACGGCTTCCAGGATGCCGGCGAGGAGCTGGCGCTGCCGCGCGCCGGCGACCAGCCCATGCTGTGGCGGATCGATCCCGACCGGCCGGCACCGGTCCTGCCGGGCCGCGACCGTGTCCGCATCCTCACCGGCGACGACTATCCGCCCTTCAACTATATCAGCACCGAGGGCGCGCTGGTCGGCTTCAATGTCGAGCTCGCCCGCGCGCTCTGCGCGACGCTGAAGGTGACCTGCGAGATCGCGTCCAAGCCGTGGGAGGAGCTGATGCCGGCGCTCCTGTCGGGGGAGACGGACGCGATTGTCGCCTCGATGAAGATCACCGAGGCCGCGCTCCGGCGCGTCGATTTCTCCAAGCCCTATTTCCGCACGCCCGCTCGGTTCGCCGTGCGCAAACCGGCCAAGCTCAGCCGCGCCACGCCGCGCGCCCTGTCCGGCCAGCGCGTGGGCGTGATGCGCGGTTCGGCCCACGAGGCCTATCTCGGCGCGTTCTTCAGCGGCGCCCTGATCCGGCTCTACGACGATCCGGCGGAGGCGCGCCTGGCGCTCAAGGAGGGCCGTATCGACGCGCTGTTCGCCGACGGCGCGGGGCTCATCTTCTGGGTGCTGGGCGAGGATGCGGAGGATTGCTGCGAGCTCGTCGACGGCGCCTATACGGAGGCGTATTTCTTCGGCGACGGCATCGGCATTGCCGTCAGGCGCGGCGACGAGCCGCTCCGCGAGGCCTTTAACCGCGCGCTCGACCGGATCAAGCTCTCCGGCACTTACGACCAGCTCGTCCGGAAATACCTGCCGCTCGATCTCTACTGA
- a CDS encoding hybrid sensor histidine kinase/response regulator, whose product MLDSWTIIAVALAYLGALFAVASYGDRIARRRRAGTPRPFIYALSLGVYCTSWTFFGSVGLSAQSGLDFLPIYIGPIIMLVCGWPLLIKIVEIAKKQNITSIADFIAARYGKNQALGAVVAAIAVIGTLPYIALQLKAVASSLTTLLEVSGTSGSAFPVFSDLALVVAAAMAVFTVLFGTRHIDATEHQDGVIAAIAVESVVKLVAFTVVGAFVTFSMLGGIGPMLDKVAATPEIEELFTRGLQGDRWLTMTLLALVAIVLLPRQFHVAVVENTHVSDVKRAAWLFPLYLIAINLFVVPIAIAGLLTFEPGTVDADSFVLALPVAADSPAMTLVAFVGGLSAATAMVIVATLALSIMVCNDIVVPLLLRQRQESAHEREDMLGLLLNVRRVAIFAILGLGYAFYHMIGDSVALAQIGLLSFAAIAQFAPAFFGGLIWRRATARGAMAGTLTGFALWAYTLILPAFTDAGWFPASLLEHGPFGIGLLRPEMLFNLEFEPLTHGVLWSLIANIAVYVAVSLLSQPQPIERLQANLFVTADLPAAAPSFRLWRTSISIGDLKRTVARYLGAERTERSFAEFAGARHIALDDEAEADIRLLRFAEHLLASAVGAASSRLVLALLLERYSANRRGAMRLLDDASAAIQYNRDLLQSAIDHVGQGIAVFDKTLNLICWNRQFRGLLHLPPDIGRVGVPLNEVVRTIVGNAGIAQSERAIAERLDKLIVSMEPYQERLSHDGSVVEVRSSPMPDGGFVVTFADITERVEAAEALQRANETLERRVEERTARLTELNAELVRAKAEAEAANLGKTQFIAAASHDILQPLNAARLYTSSLVERHGEGVEDTAEDRRLAANVDASLEAVEDILTALLDISRLDAGALKPDVTSVHIGELFGALEREFGPVAAAQGLELRIVPSSLSVRTDRRLLRRVLQNLVSNALKYTPRGRVLVGCRRAGDTVRIAVLDTGTGIAEAKQALIFQEFQRLDAAPEAGPGLGLGLSIVERIVHMLGHGLELKSAPGRGSAFSVAVPLAEPATEPALAIGPRIGGPATARMEGLGVLCIDNEEQILDGMETLLEGWGCAVFKATGSAEALAALDRHGSRIGCILADYHLHREDGLSLVEALRTRAGRHLPAVLITADRSRTLRDRAAALGVLYLKKPVRPASLRASIAQSLIRAEAAE is encoded by the coding sequence ATGCTCGACAGCTGGACGATCATCGCGGTCGCGCTCGCCTATCTGGGCGCGCTGTTCGCCGTGGCGAGCTACGGCGACCGCATTGCGCGGCGCCGCCGGGCCGGCACGCCGCGCCCCTTCATCTATGCGCTGAGCCTCGGCGTCTACTGCACCTCCTGGACCTTCTTCGGTTCCGTCGGCCTGTCGGCGCAGTCGGGGCTCGATTTCCTGCCGATCTATATCGGGCCGATCATCATGCTGGTCTGCGGCTGGCCGCTCCTCATCAAGATCGTGGAGATCGCCAAGAAGCAGAACATCACCTCCATCGCCGACTTCATCGCCGCGCGCTACGGCAAGAACCAGGCGCTCGGCGCCGTTGTGGCGGCCATCGCGGTGATCGGCACGCTGCCCTATATCGCGCTGCAGCTGAAGGCGGTGGCAAGCTCGCTGACCACGCTGCTGGAGGTCTCCGGCACGTCGGGCTCGGCCTTCCCGGTGTTCAGCGACCTGGCGCTCGTGGTGGCGGCCGCCATGGCCGTCTTCACCGTGCTCTTCGGCACGCGCCATATCGACGCGACGGAACACCAGGACGGCGTGATCGCGGCCATCGCGGTGGAGTCCGTGGTCAAGCTCGTCGCCTTCACGGTGGTCGGCGCCTTCGTCACCTTCTCCATGCTCGGCGGTATCGGCCCCATGCTGGACAAGGTGGCCGCGACCCCTGAGATCGAGGAGCTGTTCACGCGCGGTCTCCAGGGCGACCGCTGGCTCACCATGACGCTGCTCGCACTGGTCGCCATCGTGCTCCTGCCGCGCCAGTTCCACGTCGCGGTGGTGGAGAACACGCATGTCTCCGACGTGAAGCGGGCGGCCTGGCTGTTCCCGCTCTATCTCATCGCGATCAACCTGTTCGTCGTGCCCATCGCGATCGCCGGCCTGCTCACCTTCGAGCCGGGCACGGTGGACGCCGACAGCTTCGTGCTCGCGCTGCCGGTCGCGGCGGACTCTCCGGCCATGACGCTCGTCGCCTTCGTGGGCGGCCTGTCTGCGGCGACCGCCATGGTGATCGTGGCCACGCTGGCGCTGTCCATCATGGTGTGCAACGACATCGTGGTGCCGCTCCTCCTGCGCCAGCGCCAGGAGAGCGCCCATGAGCGCGAGGACATGCTCGGGCTGCTGCTGAATGTCCGCCGCGTGGCGATCTTCGCCATATTGGGGCTCGGCTACGCCTTCTATCACATGATCGGGGATTCCGTGGCGCTCGCCCAGATCGGGCTCCTGTCCTTCGCCGCCATCGCGCAGTTCGCGCCGGCCTTCTTCGGCGGGCTCATCTGGCGGCGCGCCACCGCCCGCGGCGCCATGGCGGGAACCCTGACGGGCTTCGCGCTGTGGGCCTACACGCTCATCCTGCCGGCCTTCACCGATGCCGGCTGGTTCCCGGCGAGCCTGCTCGAGCACGGGCCGTTCGGCATCGGGCTGTTGCGGCCGGAAATGCTGTTCAACCTGGAATTCGAGCCGCTGACCCACGGTGTGCTGTGGAGCCTGATCGCCAATATCGCCGTCTATGTCGCCGTTTCGCTGCTCTCCCAGCCCCAGCCCATCGAGCGGCTCCAGGCCAATCTGTTCGTGACGGCCGACCTGCCGGCGGCGGCGCCGAGCTTCCGGCTGTGGCGGACCTCCATCTCGATCGGCGACCTGAAGCGCACGGTCGCGCGCTATCTCGGCGCGGAACGGACCGAGCGCTCCTTCGCGGAGTTCGCCGGCGCGCGCCATATCGCGCTCGACGACGAGGCGGAGGCCGATATCCGGCTTCTGCGCTTTGCCGAGCATCTGCTCGCGAGTGCCGTGGGCGCCGCGTCGTCGCGGCTGGTTCTCGCCCTTCTGCTGGAGCGCTACAGCGCCAACCGGCGCGGCGCCATGCGGCTCCTCGACGACGCCTCCGCCGCCATCCAGTACAATCGCGACCTGCTGCAATCGGCCATCGATCATGTCGGCCAGGGCATCGCCGTCTTCGACAAGACACTCAATCTCATCTGCTGGAACCGGCAATTTCGCGGGCTCCTGCACCTGCCGCCCGATATCGGCCGCGTCGGCGTGCCGCTCAACGAGGTGGTGCGGACCATTGTGGGCAATGCCGGCATCGCACAGAGCGAGCGCGCCATCGCGGAGCGCCTCGACAAGCTGATCGTCTCCATGGAGCCCTATCAGGAACGCCTGAGCCATGACGGCTCCGTCGTGGAGGTGCGTTCGAGCCCCATGCCCGACGGGGGCTTCGTGGTCACCTTCGCCGACATCACCGAGCGCGTGGAGGCGGCGGAAGCGCTCCAGCGCGCCAACGAGACGCTCGAGCGCCGTGTCGAGGAGCGCACCGCCAGGCTCACCGAGCTCAATGCGGAGCTCGTGCGCGCCAAGGCCGAGGCGGAGGCAGCCAATCTCGGCAAGACGCAGTTCATCGCCGCGGCGAGCCACGACATCCTCCAGCCGCTCAACGCCGCCAGACTCTACACGTCGAGCCTCGTCGAGCGCCATGGGGAGGGGGTGGAGGACACCGCGGAGGACCGCCGACTCGCGGCCAATGTCGACGCCTCGCTGGAGGCGGTGGAGGATATCCTCACCGCCCTTCTCGATATTTCGAGACTCGATGCCGGCGCGCTGAAGCCCGATGTGACGAGTGTCCATATCGGCGAGCTGTTCGGCGCGCTCGAGCGCGAATTCGGCCCCGTCGCCGCCGCGCAGGGGCTCGAGCTCAGGATCGTGCCCTCCTCGCTGTCGGTGCGCACCGACCGCCGGCTCCTGCGCCGGGTGCTGCAGAACCTCGTCTCCAACGCGCTGAAATACACGCCGAGGGGCCGCGTCCTCGTCGGCTGCCGCCGCGCGGGCGACACCGTGCGAATCGCGGTGCTCGACACCGGCACGGGGATCGCGGAGGCCAAGCAGGCCCTGATCTTCCAGGAGTTCCAGCGGCTCGACGCCGCCCCGGAGGCGGGGCCGGGCCTCGGGCTCGGCCTGTCCATCGTGGAGCGCATCGTGCATATGCTCGGCCACGGGCTGGAGCTGAAATCGGCGCCGGGGCGGGGCTCGGCCTTCTCCGTCGCCGTGCCGCTGGCGGAGCCGGCCACGGAACCCGCCCTCGCCATCGGGCCGCGGATCGGCGGGCCCGCCACCGCGCGCATGGAGGGGCTGGGCGTGCTCTGCATCGACAATGAGGAGCAGATCCTCGACGGCATGGAAACGCTACTGGAGGGCTGGGGGTGCGCGGTCTTCAAGGCGACCGGATCGGCGGAAGCGCTCGCCGCGCTCGACCGTCACGGAAGCCGGATCGGCTGCATCCTGGCCGACTACCACCTGCATCGCGAGGACGGGCTGAGCCTCGTGGAGGCCCTGAGGACACGCGCCGGGCGCCATCTCCCCGCCGTCCTTATCACCGCCGACCGCTCGCGGACGCTGCGCGACCGCGCGGCCGCGCTCGGCGTGCTCTATCTGAAGAAGCCGGTGCGCCCGGCCTCCCTGAGGGCCTCGATCGCGCAATCCCTCATCCGTGCGGAGGCCGCGGAGTAG
- a CDS encoding glycosyltransferase family 2 protein: MPFIRPAGELLRGSLLAHGLMAPEELDGAEREARRFGVAPGAVLLSRGMVAQADYFDRLSMATGIPRLGLDALRAAVAALDAEEAEAAARSGMVPLWPSGQGPGHAAAIADPGAARAAGGDVCALVTPDELRWAVQAEHGVAFAARASGWLAGEEPALSAHRRTTVAQRAAMAAMGLAGLAGLLVAPAVTAIAANILCALFFLAVSALRLTVLACRRGTLPPDPPLPDDRALPVYTILVPLFREAAILPHLAAALRELDYPPEKLDIKILLEEDDTDSRRAAAALDLPPWFECLVVPRGEPQTKPRALNYGLRFAHGEFVVIYDAEDAPEPDQLRKAVAAFRAAPGDVACFQARLSFYNPDENWLTRQFTVEYASLFDLMLPVMADLDLPVPLGGTSNHFRADTLRKVLAWDPWNVTEDADLGLRLARSGWRVGMLASTTYEEANCRLGNWIRQRSRWIKGWMQTWFVHMRSPVRLWRELGATGFFATQALVGGIVVSGLAHPLFLAVIAADALGGILFAGVDRSWLVATLAASSILVLVTGYGCVLAAGYAALGEREGLRRLRRAVPAMPLYWLLVSLGAWHALWQFIRKPFYWEKTEHAVSAQFHGTHED, translated from the coding sequence GTGCCGTTCATCCGGCCAGCCGGCGAGCTGTTGCGCGGGAGCCTTCTGGCGCATGGCCTGATGGCGCCCGAAGAGCTCGACGGGGCGGAGCGGGAGGCGCGCCGCTTCGGCGTCGCCCCCGGCGCGGTGCTCCTGTCGCGCGGGATGGTGGCCCAGGCGGACTATTTCGACCGGCTCTCCATGGCGACCGGCATTCCGCGCCTCGGCCTCGACGCGCTGCGGGCCGCCGTGGCGGCACTGGACGCGGAGGAGGCCGAGGCCGCCGCCCGCTCCGGCATGGTGCCGCTGTGGCCGTCCGGCCAGGGGCCGGGCCACGCGGCCGCCATCGCCGATCCCGGCGCGGCCCGGGCGGCGGGAGGCGACGTCTGCGCTCTGGTCACGCCGGACGAGCTGCGCTGGGCCGTTCAGGCGGAGCATGGCGTGGCGTTTGCGGCCCGCGCGAGCGGATGGCTCGCCGGGGAAGAGCCCGCACTGTCGGCACATCGCCGCACGACGGTCGCACAGCGCGCCGCGATGGCCGCCATGGGGCTCGCCGGACTCGCCGGCCTTCTGGTCGCGCCCGCGGTCACGGCCATCGCCGCGAATATCCTATGCGCGCTGTTCTTCCTCGCCGTCTCGGCGTTGCGCCTGACCGTGCTCGCCTGCCGGCGCGGCACGCTGCCGCCCGACCCGCCCCTGCCCGACGACCGGGCGCTCCCCGTCTACACCATCCTCGTGCCGCTGTTCCGCGAGGCGGCGATCCTGCCCCATCTCGCCGCCGCCCTGCGCGAGCTCGACTATCCGCCGGAGAAGCTCGACATCAAGATCCTGCTGGAGGAGGACGACACCGACAGCCGGCGCGCGGCGGCCGCCCTCGACCTGCCGCCATGGTTCGAGTGCCTCGTCGTGCCGCGCGGCGAACCGCAGACCAAGCCGCGCGCGCTCAATTACGGCCTGCGCTTCGCGCACGGCGAGTTCGTGGTGATCTACGACGCGGAGGACGCACCCGAGCCCGACCAGCTGCGCAAGGCGGTCGCCGCCTTCCGGGCAGCCCCCGGCGACGTGGCCTGCTTCCAGGCCCGGCTGAGCTTCTACAATCCGGACGAGAACTGGCTGACGCGGCAGTTCACCGTGGAATATGCGAGCCTGTTCGATCTCATGCTGCCGGTCATGGCCGATCTCGACCTGCCGGTTCCGCTCGGCGGCACCTCGAACCACTTTCGCGCCGACACCCTGCGCAAGGTGCTCGCCTGGGACCCCTGGAACGTCACCGAGGACGCCGATCTGGGCCTGAGGCTCGCGCGCTCGGGCTGGCGCGTCGGCATGCTCGCCTCCACGACCTACGAGGAGGCCAATTGCCGCCTCGGAAACTGGATCCGGCAGCGCTCGCGCTGGATCAAGGGCTGGATGCAGACATGGTTCGTCCATATGCGCTCCCCCGTCCGGCTCTGGCGCGAGCTCGGCGCGACCGGCTTCTTCGCCACCCAGGCGCTCGTCGGCGGCATCGTCGTCTCCGGCCTCGCCCATCCGCTGTTCCTCGCCGTGATCGCCGCCGATGCGCTGGGCGGAATACTGTTCGCCGGCGTGGATCGGAGCTGGCTCGTCGCCACGCTCGCCGCCTCCAGCATCCTGGTGCTCGTGACGGGCTATGGCTGCGTGCTCGCGGCGGGCTACGCCGCGCTCGGCGAGCGCGAGGGATTAAGGCGCCTGCGCCGCGCGGTGCCCGCAATGCCGCTCTACTGGCTGCTCGTCTCTCTCGGCGCGTGGCATGCGCTGTGGCAGTTCATTCGCAAGCCGTTCTACTGGGAGAAGACGGAGCATGCCGTCAGCGCCCAGTTCCACGGCACCCACGAGGACTGA
- a CDS encoding sterol desaturase family protein, whose translation MQVIESEALVRLAAFGGIFAVMAVWELAMPRRERVQPRGRRWLTNLAMVAIDTLALRLLFPILAVGVAMEASAQGWGLFALTALPSWLEVTLAVIALDLAIYAQHVAFHKVPILWAIHKVHHADRDIDVTTGIRFHPVEICLSMLIKFAVVIALGGPALGVFLFEVLLNGTAMFNHANLRLPAPVDRIVRLLVVTPDMHRVHHSVRMAETDSNYGFNLSVWDRLFATYVPQPRDGHLGMRIGLADCQTDEPSRLGWSLLLPFRHLGRSLRTRKTSGES comes from the coding sequence ATGCAGGTCATAGAGTCCGAAGCGCTTGTCCGGCTCGCAGCCTTTGGCGGCATCTTCGCCGTCATGGCGGTGTGGGAGCTTGCCATGCCGCGGCGCGAGCGTGTCCAGCCGAGGGGCCGGCGCTGGCTCACCAATCTGGCCATGGTGGCCATCGACACGCTGGCCCTGCGTCTCCTCTTCCCCATTCTCGCGGTGGGCGTGGCCATGGAGGCCTCCGCGCAGGGCTGGGGTCTGTTCGCCCTGACCGCCCTTCCCTCATGGCTCGAGGTCACGCTGGCCGTGATCGCCCTCGACCTGGCGATCTACGCGCAGCATGTCGCCTTCCACAAGGTTCCCATCCTCTGGGCGATCCACAAGGTCCACCATGCCGACCGGGATATCGACGTGACCACCGGCATCCGCTTCCATCCGGTGGAGATCTGCCTGTCCATGCTCATCAAGTTCGCCGTGGTGATCGCGCTCGGCGGGCCGGCTCTGGGGGTGTTCCTGTTCGAGGTGCTGCTCAATGGCACGGCCATGTTCAACCATGCCAATCTGCGCCTGCCCGCACCCGTCGACCGGATCGTGCGGCTGCTCGTGGTGACGCCGGACATGCACCGCGTCCACCATTCGGTCCGCATGGCGGAGACCGATTCCAACTACGGCTTCAATCTGTCGGTCTGGGACCGGCTGTTCGCCACCTATGTTCCCCAGCCCCGCGACGGCCATCTGGGCATGCGCATCGGACTGGCCGACTGCCAGACCGACGAGCCCTCCCGGCTCGGCTGGAGCCTCCTCCTCCCGTTCCGGCATCTCGGCCGCAGCCTGCGCACGCGCAAGACGTCCGGCGAAAGCTGA
- a CDS encoding Lrp/AsnC ligand binding domain-containing protein, whose translation MKEHKLDATDLRILQEVQKNGRITIAELSRRVHLTKTPCAERLRRMEKAGVVSGYFARLDPSILDVAHLAMVQVQLKGTTSDELEAFNRAVARVPEIQSCHMIAGGYDYLLKVRTRDIESYRRVLGAVISRLPGVLQTHTYVVMETVKDELTLALPGA comes from the coding sequence ATGAAAGAGCACAAGCTCGACGCGACCGATCTGCGCATTCTCCAGGAAGTCCAGAAAAACGGGCGCATCACGATCGCGGAGCTGTCGCGCCGGGTGCATCTCACCAAGACGCCCTGCGCGGAACGCCTGAGACGGATGGAGAAGGCGGGGGTGGTTTCGGGCTATTTCGCAAGGCTCGACCCGTCGATCCTCGATGTCGCCCATCTGGCCATGGTCCAGGTGCAGCTCAAGGGCACGACGTCGGACGAGCTGGAGGCGTTCAACAGGGCGGTGGCGCGCGTGCCGGAGATCCAGTCCTGCCACATGATCGCCGGCGGCTACGACTATCTGCTCAAGGTCCGCACCCGCGACATCGAAAGCTACCGCCGCGTCCTCGGCGCCGTCATCTCCAGGCTGCCCGGCGTGCTCCAGACCCACACCTATGTGGTGATGGAAACCGTGAAGGACGAGCTGACGCTCGCGCTTCCGGGGGCGTGA
- a CDS encoding tellurite resistance TerB family protein, translating to MPSTINPHQALVYVMVTMSAVDRKMSDHELMRIGNIVQSLPIFRDFDPERLVSVAEECGEILSEDGGLDAILGLVKEALPERLRETAYALAVEVAAVDLDVQQEELRFLQILRDHLDLDKLTVAAIERAARARYRTM from the coding sequence ATGCCGAGCACCATCAATCCCCATCAGGCCCTCGTCTATGTCATGGTCACCATGTCGGCGGTGGACCGCAAGATGAGCGACCACGAGCTCATGCGGATCGGCAATATCGTGCAGAGCCTTCCGATCTTCCGCGATTTCGACCCGGAGCGGCTGGTATCGGTCGCGGAGGAATGCGGCGAGATCCTGAGCGAGGATGGCGGGCTCGACGCCATTCTGGGACTGGTGAAGGAGGCGCTGCCCGAGCGCCTGCGCGAGACGGCCTATGCACTCGCCGTGGAGGTTGCCGCGGTGGACCTCGACGTGCAGCAGGAGGAACTGCGCTTCCTGCAGATCCTGCGCGACCATCTCGACCTCGACAAGCTCACCGTCGCCGCCATCGAACGCGCCGCCCGCGCCCGCTACCGCACGATGTGA
- the nhaC gene encoding Na+/H+ antiporter NhaC encodes MTSSTRRLPSLPLALTPVVLTLLVLGVQLFYFDDFTPHVPLAIGLAITSLVGISLGFDWRNIEKGVFHVIHVSLPSVSVLITVGMIIGVWIASGTVPTLIYYGLTILSPQIFLAAAMVLCSVVSLSLGTSWGTVGTVGLALMGIGAGFGIPVYWTAGAVVSGAFFGDKVSPLSDTTNLAPAVTGVDVFSHIKNMMPTTVPSMLIAFAIYLFAGYTLIESDGASFERITLITGALQDNFVISPWLLLPALLVIVLAVKRMPPIPSLFAGALAGGAAAMIAQGVGLHDVFTYANSGYSIDTGISEIDSLLNRGGIQSMMWTISLVLIALGFGGALEKTGCLETIIQAIMTKIRSFAGIQSAAIGTSMATNLVAGDPYLSIALPGRMYAPVYRGMGYSTLNLSRAVEEGGTLISPLIPWNAGGAFVISALALGVSSGHMENLLYIPLAFACWLSPVFGIFYAFTGFFSPRASEEEKRGWQEAGETVADLSAHGWVPEDEPADAGADIEADGLAAERVRSQ; translated from the coding sequence ATGACATCATCGACAAGGCGATTGCCGAGCCTGCCGCTGGCGCTGACGCCCGTGGTGCTCACGCTGCTCGTGCTGGGCGTGCAGCTCTTCTATTTCGACGATTTCACACCGCATGTGCCACTGGCGATCGGACTGGCGATCACCTCGCTGGTCGGCATTTCGCTGGGCTTCGACTGGCGCAATATCGAAAAGGGTGTGTTCCATGTGATCCACGTTTCCCTGCCGTCGGTCTCCGTGCTCATCACGGTGGGCATGATCATCGGCGTGTGGATCGCCAGCGGCACCGTGCCGACGCTCATCTATTACGGGCTGACCATCCTCTCGCCGCAGATATTCCTGGCGGCCGCCATGGTGCTGTGCTCGGTCGTCTCGCTGTCGCTCGGCACCTCCTGGGGTACGGTCGGCACGGTCGGCCTGGCGCTGATGGGCATCGGCGCGGGCTTCGGCATTCCGGTCTACTGGACGGCCGGCGCCGTGGTCTCGGGAGCCTTCTTCGGCGACAAGGTCTCGCCGCTCTCCGACACCACCAATCTCGCGCCCGCCGTCACCGGTGTCGACGTGTTCTCGCACATCAAGAACATGATGCCGACGACCGTCCCCTCCATGCTGATCGCCTTCGCGATCTATCTGTTCGCGGGCTATACGCTCATCGAGTCCGACGGGGCTTCCTTCGAACGGATCACGCTGATCACCGGGGCGCTCCAGGACAATTTCGTCATCTCGCCCTGGCTGCTCCTGCCTGCGCTGCTGGTGATCGTGCTGGCAGTCAAGCGCATGCCGCCCATCCCGTCTCTGTTCGCCGGCGCGCTGGCCGGCGGCGCGGCGGCCATGATCGCGCAGGGCGTCGGGCTCCACGACGTCTTCACCTATGCCAATAGCGGCTACAGCATCGACACCGGCATCAGCGAGATCGACAGCCTGCTCAATCGCGGCGGCATCCAGTCCATGATGTGGACCATCTCGCTCGTGCTGATCGCGCTCGGCTTCGGCGGCGCGCTGGAGAAGACCGGCTGCCTGGAAACGATCATCCAGGCGATCATGACGAAGATCCGCAGCTTCGCCGGTATCCAGTCGGCAGCCATCGGCACCTCCATGGCCACCAACCTGGTCGCCGGCGACCCTTATCTCTCCATCGCCCTTCCAGGCCGCATGTATGCCCCGGTCTATCGCGGCATGGGCTATTCGACGCTGAACCTGTCGCGCGCGGTGGAGGAAGGCGGCACGCTGATCTCGCCGCTGATCCCGTGGAATGCGGGCGGGGCCTTCGTGATCTCCGCGCTCGCGCTCGGCGTCTCCAGCGGGCACATGGAGAACCTGCTCTACATTCCGCTCGCCTTCGCCTGCTGGCTGTCGCCGGTCTTCGGCATCTTCTACGCCTTCACCGGCTTCTTCTCGCCGCGCGCGAGCGAGGAGGAGAAGCGCGGCTGGCAGGAAGCCGGAGAGACCGTCGCCGATCTCAGCGCCCACGGCTGGGTGCCCGAAGACGAGCCCGCGGATGCCGGCGCCGATATCGAGGCCGACGGCCTCGCGGCCGAGCGGGTGCGCAGCCAGTAG